From the Microbacterium sp. W4I4 genome, one window contains:
- a CDS encoding carbohydrate ABC transporter permease — MNSFKPLNEATQLKLTLPEKWAFLENYAYVIEKGNYATGLTNSLVIVVPTMAAVVLLGALTAWAFARSKSMTMKVAYNVTVLSILLPPALLPTIFLLENIGLGGTTAGYILVTIATRLGIMVFLATGFLRAFPQDLEEAAQIDGASRLGTFWHVVLPLLSPVLFVGSILLVIGVWNEFFFASFLLPTEGQATLPLALFRFSVASAEFASMRWNLIFAHVVLTSIPLILVYLIVQKKVLSGLTEGAIKG; from the coding sequence GTGAACTCGTTCAAGCCCCTCAACGAGGCGACGCAGCTGAAACTGACGTTGCCCGAGAAATGGGCATTCCTCGAGAACTACGCCTACGTCATCGAAAAGGGCAACTATGCGACCGGGCTGACGAACTCCCTGGTCATCGTCGTCCCGACGATGGCCGCCGTCGTGCTGCTCGGGGCGTTGACAGCCTGGGCGTTCGCACGCTCGAAGTCCATGACGATGAAAGTCGCCTACAACGTGACGGTGCTCTCCATACTGCTGCCGCCCGCGTTGCTGCCGACGATCTTCCTTCTGGAGAACATCGGCCTGGGCGGGACCACCGCAGGGTACATCCTGGTCACCATCGCCACACGACTGGGGATCATGGTCTTCCTCGCAACCGGATTCCTGCGGGCCTTTCCCCAAGACCTGGAAGAGGCGGCACAGATCGACGGTGCCTCGCGGCTCGGCACCTTCTGGCACGTCGTGCTTCCCCTTCTGTCTCCCGTGCTGTTCGTGGGCTCCATCCTTCTCGTGATCGGGGTGTGGAACGAGTTCTTCTTCGCTTCCTTCCTGCTCCCCACCGAAGGTCAAGCCACACTTCCGCTGGCGCTTTTCCGGTTCTCTGTCGCGTCCGCCGAATTCGCGTCAATGCGCTGGAACCTGATCTTCGCGCACGTCGTACTCACCTCCATTCCGCTGATCCTGGTCTACTTGATCGTGCAGAAGAAGGTGCTCTCCGGCCTCACCGAAGGTGCGATCAAAGGATGA
- a CDS encoding carbohydrate ABC transporter permease produces the protein MSTSTATSGTAAKRGGSSAGGASSTHPRRGRRFLNRHAWWPYALPGVGLVVVFFLVPFLLNLRFSFTNWSSFTDVITWNGLRNFETLIDQNIFWPSVQVTLIYAVTAMVVQNVVSLPLAYALRDTNGINSFFRSLFFLPVLIAPVAAGYIFSALLSPAGPLNAAVAAAIPGFDFAWLGETSTAIFIVAAVDAWKWSGVITLVYIAGLNAIPQSFIEAARIDGANRLRVFRSIELPLLAPAVTFNVVVTLLGAISAFDIVVSATGGGPGNSTTVLNLAMFRQWGAGFFGTASALSLTVAVLVIVIALPLVSFLRKREVEM, from the coding sequence ATGTCGACATCAACCGCTACCAGCGGCACTGCCGCGAAGCGCGGCGGGTCATCCGCCGGGGGTGCGTCATCGACGCATCCCCGGCGGGGCCGGCGCTTCCTCAACCGCCACGCGTGGTGGCCGTATGCTCTTCCGGGTGTGGGCCTGGTGGTCGTCTTCTTCCTCGTTCCATTCCTCCTGAACCTGCGGTTCTCGTTCACGAACTGGTCGAGTTTCACGGACGTCATCACCTGGAACGGACTGCGCAACTTCGAAACGCTCATCGACCAGAACATCTTCTGGCCGTCCGTGCAGGTCACCCTCATCTACGCTGTGACGGCCATGGTCGTGCAGAACGTGGTGAGCCTTCCCCTTGCCTACGCACTGCGGGACACGAACGGGATCAACTCGTTCTTCCGGTCGTTGTTCTTCCTTCCGGTCCTGATCGCTCCGGTCGCGGCCGGATACATCTTCTCCGCGTTGCTCAGCCCAGCCGGGCCCTTGAACGCGGCAGTGGCGGCAGCCATCCCCGGGTTCGATTTCGCGTGGCTCGGGGAGACGTCGACGGCGATCTTCATCGTCGCCGCCGTAGACGCGTGGAAGTGGAGCGGCGTCATCACCCTGGTCTACATCGCCGGCCTCAACGCCATTCCCCAGAGCTTCATCGAAGCCGCACGAATCGATGGGGCCAACCGTCTGCGGGTCTTCCGCAGTATTGAACTGCCATTGCTGGCCCCTGCCGTGACGTTCAACGTCGTGGTCACACTCCTCGGTGCCATCAGCGCCTTCGACATCGTCGTATCCGCGACCGGCGGTGGACCGGGCAACTCGACCACCGTTCTGAACCTCGCGATGTTCCGCCAGTGGGGGGCAGGGTTCTTCGGCACCGCCAGCGCATTGAGCTTGACAGTGGCCGTGCTGGTCATCGTCATTGCACTGCCGCTGGTGTCGTTCCTTCGCAAGCGAGAGGTGGAGATGTGA